From the genome of Oceanispirochaeta sp.:
GAACGGAGAACCAGCGGGGAATCAAATTTGAAAATCATTGCTGAAATCGGAACGACCCACCGCGGCTCCCTTCAAAAGGCCGAGCGGCTGATCAGAGAAGCTTCCCTTAGCGGCGCGGATACCGCCAAGTTTCAGATTGTCATCGCTCATGAAATCCTGCATCCCCGCACAGGTTCTGTTCCCCTGCCGGGAGGTCCGACTCCCCTGTATGAGGTCTTTGAGTCGCTGGAACAGGAGCTGTCTTTTTATGAGGCACTCAAAGAGATGACCGAAGCAGAAGGCATGTCATTTCTGGCAACCCCCTTCGGGCTGGAAAGCGCGGCTCTTCTAAAATCCCTGAATCCCGATGCTGTCAAAATTGCTTCTCCCGAACTCAATTATACGGATCTTCTCAGGGAGATTTCCTCCTGGAAGATTCCCGTCATCCTGTCCTCCGGGGTCTGTGAATTAGAAGACATCCAGGAGGCGACGACGATCCTCGGAAAAGATGACCTGACCCTCCTGCATTGTGTGACCGCCTACCCGGCTCCTGTGGAAGACTACAACCTGTCTCTCCTCCCGGCCCTGCGGGAAGAACTGGCCCTGCCTCTGGGGGTTTCCGATCACTCTTTGAATCCCTCACTGGTTCCCTGTGTCGCCTACAGCTTCGGCGCTGTCATGGTGGAGAAACACTTTACTCTGTCCCGTGAGGAAGACGGGCTGGATGATCCCATCGCCCTTGAACCGGCAGATTTCAGGCTGATGGTGGATCGGCTCCGGGAACTGGAGAGTCTGAACGCTCCTTCTGAAGTCAAAAAGAGGCTGGAACAGTGGTTTTCATCCCATGATATCAAAGCCGTCAGCGGCTCGGGGATCAAGACCCTGGCCCCTTCTGAGAAAGAGAATTACGGCAGAACCAACCGGAGTGTTCATGCCCTGCTGGATCTAAAGGCCGGTACGATCCTGACCGAAGAGAACAGCTGTGTGGTCAGAACGGAAAAAGTGCTGACCCCGGGCATGCA
Proteins encoded in this window:
- a CDS encoding N-acetylneuraminate synthase family protein, producing MKIIAEIGTTHRGSLQKAERLIREASLSGADTAKFQIVIAHEILHPRTGSVPLPGGPTPLYEVFESLEQELSFYEALKEMTEAEGMSFLATPFGLESAALLKSLNPDAVKIASPELNYTDLLREISSWKIPVILSSGVCELEDIQEATTILGKDDLTLLHCVTAYPAPVEDYNLSLLPALREELALPLGVSDHSLNPSLVPCVAYSFGAVMVEKHFTLSREEDGLDDPIALEPADFRLMVDRLRELESLNAPSEVKKRLEQWFSSHDIKAVSGSGIKTLAPSEKENYGRTNRSVHALLDLKAGTILTEENSCVVRTEKVLTPGMHPRYYRGILGMRVNRNIPSGEGILETDIEAFQS